One Pyrococcus furiosus DSM 3638 genomic window, ATTTGAGACGGCCTCGATAAGGCTTTGAGGGGCATATTGATTTAGAATCACTTTTGCTACTCTTATGTTGCCCAACTTGCTCAGCGCCTCCACTATGTCTTCAAGATGAATTCCCAGCTCTTTTCTGAGAATATTAGGCCCATCAACGAAGAGGGCTATCCTTTTCCCCCTCGTGATTATTTTCTTTCTCATCAGTGCTATGCTCTTTACCCCATCCACAATTCTCTCCCATCTCGCCATCTATAACACCTGGGCGATCGATGAAATCAATTAATTTTTGAAACTCTCAAGTATTTTAATTTTCCTATTCTCTAAGAAGTCCACTCCTAAGAACAGTCCTAATATCATCCAATGTTTTAACCCTAAAGAAGCTCCACTTAACTTTTTCGTTCTTTCTCATTAATTCCTCAACATCCAAGAATTCGGCGTCTATGTATTCAGGAAGCTTTGATAAGTTGCTTATATTGTCGGCCTTCATGCCCTCCAAAGCATTCCTCAAGGCTCTCGCATTGTACACCCCATGAAAGACCTCTACATTCTCTCTGAACCTGGGAATAAGAGCTTCCAAGAACTCATCGTAGTATATTGAGGTCATGTAGTTGATCAGGAAAGGCATTACCAGAGGCATGTTTCCCTCTACAAGAAATATGTCCCCTGATTTAGGAAGGCCTTTCAATAGGGCATCTATTTTCGTGTTTCCCGTAACTGGGACTACGTTCTCAACGTGGAGAGAAAACTTTCTTTCTTGACTCTTTTTTACTAAAACCACAACATCATCTATCCTCTTAGCTAACCTAAGCCTAGCTTCAACAATTTTTACCACAGACTCATCATTTATCGGAATTAGGTAATTATCACTCTTCTTGAGTTTCACTGCAAATATTACCCCTAGCATCTCCACATTTGGGTGGGAAAAGTGTTTTTATACATTACTCTCCTTAGGAAAAACAATGATTAGGAGGGTTAAAAGAGAAATTAGGGTAATCGGATTTGATGACGGAACATTTCCTCACAAAAAAAGAGGAGAAAAAGTTATTCTCGTCGGAATAGTCATGAAAGGGGGAAGTGATGTTCTTGGAGCTGTTTCTAGGTGGATAACCATAGATGGACTTGATGT contains:
- a CDS encoding molybdenum cofactor guanylyltransferase, whose amino-acid sequence is MLGVIFAVKLKKSDNYLIPINDESVVKIVEARLRLAKRIDDVVVLVKKSQERKFSLHVENVVPVTGNTKIDALLKGLPKSGDIFLVEGNMPLVMPFLINYMTSIYYDEFLEALIPRFRENVEVFHGVYNARALRNALEGMKADNISNLSKLPEYIDAEFLDVEELMRKNEKVKWSFFRVKTLDDIRTVLRSGLLRE